The following coding sequences are from one Homalodisca vitripennis isolate AUS2020 chromosome 7, UT_GWSS_2.1, whole genome shotgun sequence window:
- the LOC124365796 gene encoding piggyBac transposable element-derived protein 4-like — MSIYGLPRSRMYWNGNTRVEKVAHVMSRNRWEELKANLHFNNNDHMPLQNDPNKDRLFKIRPLVDALQNKFKNIPIEEQMLCVDEQIVPFKGTSLLKQYNPMKPHKWGYKLFVLCDSKGLIHNFEIYTGRILPATSLPDIGASSNVVLRLVEHLPRNENKFLIYFDNWYSSPALLVTLANIGFQSLGTIRLGRFPGLLFSSDQEMKKKGRGSYEEKEATIDGVKIRAVKWLDNRGVSLASTFESACPINTVQRFDSKGREQIDVTCPKIVTTYNKFMGGVDLLDGLISYYRINLRSRKFYLRFFFHFVDVSIVNGWLLFRRDCQHNGIAKQGVMDLLAFRCEVAESLCNLGADPIKRGRPSTDRVENEFSKKKKKGPCVNIPIPDVRKDGVGHWPSVVEDRQRCKHPFCKQKSSIMCEKCKVHLCLNKGKNCFVDFHL, encoded by the coding sequence ATGAGCATTTATGGTCTACCTAGGAGTAGGATGTATTGGAATGGAAATACACGAGTAGAAAAGGTTGCACATGTTATGTCACGTAACAGATGGGAGGAACTGAAGGCCAACTTGCACTTCAATAACAATGATCACATGCCATTACAGAATGATCCAAACAAAGATAGGCTATTTAAAATCCGCCCACTAGTTGATGctcttcaaaacaaattcaaaaacattcctaTTGAGGAACAAATGCTCTGTGTTGATGAACAGATTGTGCCCTTCAAAGGCACATCTTTACTAAAACAGTACAACCCGATGAAACCCCACAAGTGGGGATACAAACTGTTTGTACTTTGTGACAGCAAGGGTCTGATTCACAATTTTGAGATCTACACTGGTCGCATACTACCTGCTACTTCCCTACCTGACATTGGAGctagttcaaatgttgttttacgacTGGTTGAACACTTGCctcgtaatgaaaacaaattcttaatcTATTTTGATAACTGGTACTCATCACCAGCTCTCTTAGTGACTCTAGCAAATATTGGTTTCCAATCCCTCGGGACCATTCGACTAGGACGATTTCCAGGCTTGTTGTTTTCATctgaccaagaaatgaaaaagaaaggcCGTGGGTCTTATGAGGAAAAAGAGGCAACAATTGATGGGGTAaaaattagggctgtaaaatgGTTAGACAATCGAGGGGTGTCTCTTGCGTCAACTTTTGAGTCTGCTTGCCCTATCAACACTGTGCAACGCTTTGACTCTAAAGGTCGTGAGCAGATTGATGTCACTTGCCCTAAAATCGTTACAACATACAATAAGTTCATGGGGGGAGTGGACCTTCTAGATGGACTTATCAGCTACTACCGAATTAATCTAAGATCTCGGAagttttatttgaggtttttcttCCACTTTGTTGACGTAAGTATTGTCAATGGATGGCTTCTCTTCAGACGAGACTGTCAACATAATGGAATTGCTAAGCAGGGAGTAATGGATTTGCTAGCTTTCCGGTGTGAGGTGGCCGAGTCTCTTTGTAACTTAGGAGCTGACCCAATAAAAAGAGGAAGGCCATCAACAGACAGGGTAGAGAacgaattttcaaagaaaaagaagaaaggtccATGTGTCAATATCCCTATACCAGATGTTAGAAAAGATGGAGTTGGACATTGGCCATCTGTTGTCGAAGATAGGCAGAGATGCAAGCATCCCTTCTGCAAGCAGAAATCATCCATTATGTGTGAAAAGTGTAAAGTTCACCTCTGCCTAAACAAAGGAAAGAACTGTTTTGTGGATTTCCACTTGTAA